Within the Vigna angularis cultivar LongXiaoDou No.4 chromosome 10, ASM1680809v1, whole genome shotgun sequence genome, the region TAAGGGTGATGGAAACCGATCTTTCCCGGTCGGACGCCAAGGTAGTACTCGCGAATTCTCTAGCCGTTGGCTGGAGACAACTTTTGAATGACCATGAATGCATAATTAATGACGTAACGGTCATTGTCGAGCAGTTAAGGTGAGCATTGATCGTCAGGTAAATTAATGGATAATATTCTTTGAAGCCATATAAATAACAAGCGATGGAGAAAGTAAACTCTctgattttgattaattttcacTAGACTTGTAAAGATAAATTCTGACTTGACCATCGGAGTGTTTCCTGCAGGTCACCCCACTTTGATATTGAGAGGAGGAGTCAGGAGTTAAAGAAGTAGTGAGAAGGACCAATTGATGAATGAGGAGTATTCCCGAGCGATAGTAACAGGAGTTTCCCTCTGTTCCTTTCAGcaaaaacaattgcaaaaatattACTGTACTTTTTTTTACGTTTATTACTTAGATGTCAGATGTTAACGATGTAGTAAGTTATTTTTGTACTATTGACTCTCTATATTTTAGTCATTGCACCTACACGGTCAGTTCTCCATAGCCGCTCTggaatgtatataaatatatgtagtTAATAAAATCAGATAGAGTAAAGGTTGAAGAAGTCCAAACACgtgataatttttcaaatagtGTCATTATCACTTTAATGAAAAATCAACttccttttaaataaaatagaaccgaatcaaagacaattttttttaaaaaaaatatcattaaataaaCTTCTCAtcaatttaatcattatttCATCCTTGTTACGAGGAAAAATCATTCCAAACCTtgcaaacaaaacaaaaataaaattcagaaaTCAAAACAAGCCCTTCAAACCTTCCACCCCAATTGAAGTATCTTTTTGTTCACACTTGCATTCTGTTTTACTTGCCCAAAGGAACCAGCTTTCTTTCCCCTCCCACTGTGAATTTTCCAATTGGATAAACCATTAGGGTCAGTGCTTAGCTTTTTCCCCTTCGGCTTTGAGCTGACATTTGATAATCTGCTGCCACAAACAGGGCTTGAACCTCCTCTCAGGGTCTTTACCCAATCAATCTTCTTCACTTCCTTCACATTTTTTGGCCAAGAATTCCGTTGATAAGAACCACCCTTTTTTACATTGTTCACCTCTCTGATTTCAACTTTAGTTCTCCCTTCCATTCTTATGCTTATGTTCAGTTCAGTAAGTGCTCTAGCTCGCTTATTGTCAAGTTCAAACGTTTCTTTTGCACTTCTTTCCTTCCTCTCCTGGTAAATCCGGTGCAACCCAAGAGCAAGGTGGTATATACCCTCCTTTATCTCTTTCTCCAACTCATTTTCAATCTCCATTCCAAGCTCACTTCGTATCTTCAACTCCTCTTCCGAAATAGGAACCATGTTACACTTCTCACGGCACTCCCTTTTGGGATTATCAGTTTTTTCCTGttgttcaaatatatatatatatatatatatatatatatatatatatatatatatatatatatatatatagtccaAAAAAGCAACAAAATTGAAATCACAACTGCAATTTAAAATCTTAGTCGGAGTTAAATTCAGTCGTTTAAAAGTTGCAACTAGACAGAAGTTAAACCTTTTGTGAGTTCAGTGTTGAACTAAGCCAAGTACTGCTGTCAAACTCAAAATCTTGGCAATTCTTTGCTGATAAATCTGCAAAAGTAAAACCCAGTAATAATTTGTGAGGAAAAGCTTGAGGAGCATGAAAATAAAGACTTTGAGTGCAATCAGAGAACCTAGGATATCTGCCTTGTTGTACTCTCCTTGATGACCCATGTTGTATGGTTGGTGCTTGCAATAGCAGCATCGAACTTGTGGAATTTATATGACAGCAAAGTGCTGCATGGGGCCTGTGACAAATTGTAAGGAATAGGACACATATTATGGTGCTTAGAGAAAATGTGACAGTAAGAGACGATGTTTCAATGGGATCATGCAAATTTAGGCGCCAAATAGCTCTAACTGTAATAGTATGTGATTTGGATGTGCATGGACGATAAGAAGAGAGAAATTCTGCTTTACGTGGAAGAAATAAGGCCCTAGTTTGGTTGCCCTTAAAGCACAATCAATAATAGGGTGTGATACTTTCACATGTTTGATGTGTACCTTTCCTTCGGGTTTTTAAGGTTGGTTTTCAAGCCATGCTTTCCATTTATAATATCCATGCTTTCCATTTTTACCATTCTTggtaaactaaattaaaatgtttgataaaaaagGTTACTATATTCATCTAAAAATCCTTAAACTTTGCTGTGAATgcaaatatttaatacattcgTTAATGATAGTGGTTATGGAATTTGGTTGGATGTCCCTTTCTATATATTAAGGAATAAGAAAAAATCGTTACTAGTGTTTCACCTGAATGAAGTTTTCGCTATGAATTGTTGGAGAATGAATATACTCATATGCAAATGTATTGTAGTAAGAAAAAGTTAACTCATTCCTTACTACTTATCaggaaatataaataatgttggctttagttttttattagaattatatATAACCAACTTAGAACGATTCACCTATGATAAGTCCAATGACTTGCtgatatttatttgaattatctTTTTCATGCTAATGCCTAAAACTTTGTTCATGAAATAATATCTATCGTGCTACTTTCCAATCTTAGGAGTTCAGTTTTTTTACTGAACATTTTACGTGGAAGACTAATctgtcaaaaacaaaaatacctctattttataaatgaaaaacacAAAAGCCTAATATTGTTAggatcactagtgcaaaaaagattttttatacATGTAAAAATAGGCTTTTATACCGGTTTTTTAATTGGTGTAGAAGCAAGGGATATagaaagttttcatttttacatCGGTTCCAGAACAGATATAAAAGTAAACTATTTATACCTAACATTCTGGGAACAAGTTTAAAAGAGTCTCACTGTTATACCTACTTTGACAGAACGGGTATAAAAAAATCTCACTTTTATACTTGGTGATGTTATAACAGGTGTAAAATATGCAAgactttttatacttgtttcaGCTTTATCCGGTGTAAAAAAAATGCAGCCAACTGCTTCGGAATATCTTTTATGACATGTTACTCCATTGGAGACGTGTAatcaaatatctacacaattaatagttttagtcaagtaaaacattaaatattttctttgctAGTGAAATGTTTTCTTTGACTTATGACTCACAAATATAAAGGCATATAATGTCATAGTCTGTTTGTGATTTTATAAATGGTTGGTAGTGTTGACTGAACTAGGAATTACATAATGCATATTGTATTGAAAATGGTTATTCTATTTTTGTTAAACCATTGAATAGAGGGTGGCACCTAATTGAATGAAAAGGTTGTGAACCGGTTaaagtcaattaaaaaaaatctgataTAATGTGTGAACTAATACGTGTGTGATACTCTATTGTGAGAAAACTTTTTGTCAAGCCCGTACAGTATATCAAGCGACTCTGATATCAAAATGCATAGCTTAAAGATTTCagcataaatgaaaataaaatataattcatataaaataaaatgaaaattaaattgtagAATTGGGGAGGATTGTAGATATACCTCTAAATTAAACCAAGACAAATGTGTGAGCTGTTTGGTGAAGACATGAATGATTTTACCCAGTGGAATAAgtcttttcttgttcttcttttgcTTGTCTGAAGATTGCATTCACATCTTCAACAAATAATGGCTTGGGTCTATTAATTTGTCTCTTTCtgcaaaagtaaaaaataatcaagaGTTTTTAATAATACTAAACAGGAACAAGGAAAAATATGCATTAGAGACCTTGTTATGATCAATTTACTCATAAACACTTATAAAAAAACACCAATATGTTTCCCAGGGCATTTTGTTCTGGACCCTACAAAAAGTAAACACAGAAAATTTTAATGTCTAGACACCCGAAGTTTTCTGGCTGTATTAACACTTAGCTGACTCACCTTGGTAGCACATAAATTAGGAACATAGCAATTGCATAATCAATGTTTTCCAATAACAATtgcttgtttcccttcttctCTGCATCTTTTGCATTGAGGGGCACACATTATTTATACTCTTAATTGATTACCTATCTCATTAACGATTATACCATCCCACCcctatttttttatcataaaaatagtAATCCCTTGAttatatcatcatcatcatagtaataatagtaaaatatttttttacttaaacaTAAGAGAAAAAATAGTTATGATTAGTGGAtttaactacaaaaaaaatttaactacaacaacatttaatattattatttaaaagcatattCCTATATTAAACTTGATCACtctttaaacataattaagGATAATAGAAATTATTTCTTTACTATATACCATGTTCGACAACACATTTGGTGAACTTCAGATTGATTACGAAGGAGTTAATCCGCTTATTCCAGGCTTTGGGAGCTTGTCTCAAGGCCGTATAGTGCTTTCAGCAATCGGTAAACTTGATGCTCCTTAATCCTTTCAATGAATCCAGGAGGTTGCTACACATATATTTCCTCCTCTAGGGGTCCATCCAAGAATGCAGATTTAACATCAAGCTGGAACAATGACCATTCCCTTTATGCAGGCCACTACTATCACCAACCGTATAGTCTCTATTCGAGCCACTAGAGCAAAGAATTCAGAGAAATCTAATCCTTGCTTTTGGAGAAACCCCTTTGCCACAAGCCTTGTCTTGTGCTTTAAGATTGAGCCATCTGGATTCAACTTCTTCTTAAAGATCCATTTCACTCCATCGTTTCCCAGTTGGAAGTTCAACCAATCTCCATGTTCCATTCTTCTCTATGGATCTGATTTCCTCCTGCATTGCCTTTCTCCAAACAGATTGCTTCATAGCTTCAATTTCATCTATTGGTTCTGCTCCAGCCATTAAGGCTATATGAACCAAATCTCCCTCATCATCAAATAGACTTCAAAGTTAGAGAGTCTTTGAGGGATTATTCTTTGCCTTTGCTGTCTCTGGGACACAACATGTTGTGGTGCATCATTGTTTCCTGTCGCTTCCTCGGGCTCTATATGAGTGGAGTTATCGGTAATACCATTCAACATTGTTTTCCTTAAACTGTTTTGCATATGATTCAGTCCCAACTCTCCTTCTCAAGCACCATAACATCTCTACTCAACATCATTTTCTCCTTGATTGGATCATAGAGTTTGTACGCACCTGTAGAATGATATCCAACAAACACCATTGCCTCACTCTTATCTTGCAATTTGGTTCGTTTCTGATCCGATATATGGCTGAAAGCTAGAGATCCAAAGACTTTAAAATGACC harbors:
- the LOC108327674 gene encoding uncharacterized protein LOC108327674, encoding MGHQGEYNKADILDLSAKNCQDFEFDSSTWLSSTLNSQKEKTDNPKRECREKCNMVPISEEELKIRSELGMEIENELEKEIKEGIYHLALGLHRIYQERKERSAKETFELDNKRARALTELNISIRMEGRTKVEIREVNNVKKGGSYQRNSWPKNVKEVKKIDWVKTLRGGSSPVCGSRLSNVSSKPKGKKLSTDPNGLSNWKIHSGRGKKAGSFGQVKQNASVNKKILQLGWKV